Below is a genomic region from Rosa chinensis cultivar Old Blush chromosome 5, RchiOBHm-V2, whole genome shotgun sequence.
GCGCGTGAGGCTCTGGCAAAGGGATTCATTGTACAAAAGTTGCAAAAGCAGCCACCCAAAGGAGATGTAGAGTTAGATGAAGCTGTAGAGTTTGAAGTAGAAGTTCCTCCGGGGTCTGTTCTCTTGTTTCCATCCAAAGAAGCAGTTAGTGCTAGTGACCTTGAAGCCATGGATATCAAGGTCAAGAATTTGATTGTCTTGGATGGAACATGGTCAAAGGCAAAGAGAATGTATGTGGAAAACCCCTGGTTGAAGCTATTGCCACACTTGAGGTTGGATATGGACAAGCTGAGCTTGTACAATGAAGTGAGAGTCCAGCCCAAGCCGGGGTTTCTGTCCACCATTGAGAGCATTGTGTATGCACTAAAGGCGGTAGGGGACAGTCCGGAAGGGCTGGACAATCTCTTGGATGTTTTCGAGTCCATGGTTGGAGACCAGAGACGATGTAAAGAAGAGAGATTGAGCAATGTATCGCAGCCCGGCTAAGTCTTCTACTCAATTTCACTTTTGGCACAATTGTCATCTCAATCCCATTGTAGAAGCTGGGTCTGTGTTTCTACAGAAACTGTTTGTGCAAGCCATTATCAATGAATACAaccatcacattttcacatTGTTTTGATGAATTGATCAAAACTGAAGACACTAAACCAAAACCTCTGTAGTGTTCAGAATGTGGCTCTGGCGCCAATTACGATTTTACCCCTCCTCCAGTTCATCTCAGCTTTCACTTTCAAAATCCAAGTCCATATGTTaagcaaaccaaaccaaaccaaactaaACACTCTGTTCCAAATGCTCAAGCTTCTCTCTTCACCTCATAAaacccaaaccctaaaccctaacaaaCCATTCCTCTTCCTCTCTCGCCTCCTCAGCCAATCTCTCTCTAGCAATCCCTACGATTACGACCCTCCGTTTTCTCCAGCTTCCAAACCCCAAaaccccaaaaacaaaaagacccAGAATGCTGACCCGAACAAAGACCCGACCACCCAGCCTCTCAAATCGGACCTTCCCTTCGACTTCAGCTACTCCTACTCGGAGACCCCGTCGGCCGAACCCATTTCTTTCCGGGAGTCCCCAAAGTTCTCTCCTTTCGGGCCGGGACGGCTTGATAGGAAATGGACCGGGACGGTCGCCCCGGCCCAACAGGAAGTGGACTTGAACCGGCTGGCCCAGGAGAGAAAACGGGTTCTCGGAGACCCGCTTTCGGAGGAGGAAGTGGCCGAGCTGGTGGAACGGTATCGGCATAGTGATTGCTCTCGCCAAATCAATTTGGGTAATGCTTAAAAATCCGTTCTTTATCTTTCTGAGATTGACCCTGTGTTGCATTGTGTTATTTGGGTTTGTTTATGTTGGCATTTTAAGCTAGAGATAAGTGTAATGCCTAAAGACCCTTTCTTTTAAGTCTTGATTCTGAGATTAATCATGTATTGCATTTTCGACAATTTATGGATACTTTTGTATTAGCTTGGTTTTGAATTCATTGAGTGAGAAGGGACTAAATAGTTTGATTTTGTACTAGGAAAGGGAGGAGTTACTCATAACATGTTAGATGACATCCACAACCATTGGAAGCGGGCTGAAGCTGTGAGGATCAAGTGTTTGGGGGTGCCAACTCTTGATATGGACAATGTTTGCTTCCACCTTGAGGTTTCGAACTTAACTCTGGCGTAGTGTATCTTGAAtgagttttgagttttgttggTTAGAGATTATTGGGTGATGGAGTAGTAGTGTCTATGCAGGACAAGTCTGGAGGGGCAATTATCTACCGGCATATTAATGTCCTTATTTTATACCGTGGTCGAAATTATGATCCGAAAAATCAGCCAGTAATACCTGTAATGCTCTGGAAGCCCTATCCTCCGATTTATCCAAAGCTTGTGAAGAATGTTGCTGATGGCTTGACATTTGAAGAGACGAAGGAATTACGAAACAGAGGACTAAATTCTCTCCCTCTCATGAAACTTAGTAAGTGTTTTATCTGAGAGAGAAAGAATCTTTGGTAGTGAATTTGAATTTTAGAAGTTTCAGACCGTGTActgctttcttttttgtttttgcagaaGATATGTCAACTATTTATGGTTCTTTTCTGTGAATCCTCATTTCTATTCATCTTAATTTCTGCAGCTAGAAATGGTGTGTATGTGAATGTTGTGGACAGAGTAAAGGAGGCCTTCAAGACTGAAGAGGTAGTGAGACTAGACTGCACCCATGTTGGTACCAGTGATTGCAAAAGAATAGGTGCAAAATTGAGGGTATGGCTTGTAATTGAAATTTACTTCGAATTTTCTTTTTGGGGTTCTACTccatttttatgttttctgaTCTTTGTGTATTCCATGTACTCAGGACCTTGCACCTTGCATCCCCCTTTTGTTCAAAGATGAGCAGATTATACTGTGGAGGGGGAAACAAGATCAAGAACAAGACTCCCAAGTGCGTTGATAGATCATAGAAATGGAAAGTCCGCGTATGCTtaaggtggtcgagttggtactCAATTTTAAGAAAATCTCCTCTGCGAATGCAAGTCCTGTAGTTTTCTTGTGTCAAAATACTATATTTGGCAGATTGCATGGGATGTACATTTGTTCCCTATACTTGAACCTAAAATTTGTGGCCAAGTAGCGAAGGAAAAAAAGTACCATTCATGTACAGCGTCACCCGTAACAGAATTTCAGTACCCAAGAGCACTATAGAACTTTCAGTTTATCTCCTTCAATTTAAGAGGGGAGCGACTCATGAGCACACATAGCTCCAACCAGTGAAGCTGTGAAAGTTAGcttcccaaaaaataaaataaaaagtattCCAAATTAAAATACCAAGGGCAACCTAATTTTTTTGAGATGGCAATCAATCCAATTACTAATTGACATATACACGAGGAACTGGAATCTTATGAAACAAGCCATAGCAATAGCCAATAGCTACCACGATGATAAAAGAATATTAATATTCgtgcatatatatttatatttaacaTATAAAGGCGGAATATTAGTATATGTATGTTCCAGAGATAAAGttcaaaaatatgaagaaatgCTTGCACATCCAAATTGCTAAAAACACAGCTGTTCCTCACACCAACTAGTTGACAGAGATCATATAGCAGATCAGCGCGTTCTACTATCTCAAGCTGCTAGGAATGATTCGATTAAGATATCATGGTGTTGACCAAGAAGTTCCCCTTCATGTGAGTCAGGTGAAGCTAGGCAACAGATGTACTATGGTGACATGAGTATCTTCCTCAGCTCATGTGTCTTTTCAGCAACACATCCTGAACTGACCAAGGAGGTCATCCATACCTGATCAGACCTTACaggctcatcatcatcattcctATGCCAGGTCCAAAAGGCATGGGTTGAATTGACTATCTCTAGCTCACCGTGACCAAAACTTGCTTCCCGGAAAACTGACCACTCAGGTGATGGGTGCTCATACCTGTGAATTCATGAGAAGTAATTATAAATGGTCAAGAAATAAAACAGCCTTGCACAAGTTTTTAGCTGAGATACTgtaattattgaaaaaaataaaataaaaggctAATGGAAACCCTCATTTTAAATGAAGAGCGGAAGTATTCCAAGTTCTTACAACAGTTACAAGCACCCACCCCATTTGAATGGAATCCATATAGTGTCAAGCAACCAAAATTATTATACCCTTGTAAAATTCATGCAGTTACTATTCAATGCAGATGGTACTTCTTGCAGATAGAAAAATAATCACCACGATAAGGACAATTAAAAACCAGATGTCTATAACTCTCACAATCAAATCGATTCTTACTAAACGTTTTATCATCCCACATTGAAAATTGGATAACCTTTTGAGCACAGTGATACCTTTGAGCTAAGCCTTCTCTATTTCCTCCATCACCAATGGTAATGTGGACTGCACCGCATGTATTTGATTTTCCACTGTTAACACGGTTCTGTCAAAGAAACCATTATGGATTAAAAACTGACTTCCATGAATTTATAGTTTAGAGATTTGAGCATAGCTATACCGAGCGTTCATAAGCATGAACATGACCAGCAAACACTATATCAACACTAGCAGCATAAAGCAATGGCTCCATTGCTGCCATCATGCTGTCCCCTTCACCTTGATGAGCCTTGTTACTATTATACCAGGGAACATGAAATACCACAAGCAACCAAGGTGTCTTTTGTCGGTCTACCTTTGACAGATCAGCCTGCAGTTTAAGAAGAATGAcaaaaatttctgttatgtgtACCTAAACAACCCCTTGATTGATACGAAAGGATTGATGTCAAGAGAggtaaatgaagaagaaaataactCAAAGATGCGTGagcaaaaaatgaaaagaaaacagcATAGATAGATCGTAACATTAAGGAATGCCCTTCAGATATTACTGTTGAAGCTCATTCCTCACTGTTATATTCAAATATGCACTCTCATTTCTCAAGGCTTGCTCTCTGATTAACATTGAGAACTTCTTACTTATAACCAAGGAAATAAGGTTGAAGCTGCTGTGCTAAAGGGCTACACTTGGACCAACTCCCAAAATGGAATACTGGTCATATATTTCCTTGTTTATATGTGTTTGATTATTTCTGCAGTTCAGGCTGCAAAGCATTTCACTACCTTAATCCTTATCTTTATTGGAATGAGTTTAATTGCTTTAGTATATGTGGATACATACTACCAAGTCTAGAACTTCTTTGAGTTTTCAGAAAGGTAAGATCAACATAGGTTATATGTGAAAGGGTACACCATATGCACGTGTTATCCAGCACAATCAACAGATCTAGGCAATGGTACTACACTCCAAAAGCAGAGCAGGGCGATCAGGATTTATATGAGTATGTGGCATAACCTAAACATCTATAATATAGAAGATATCATTGATGAATGCTAAGCAAGAATATGAATCGAACTTTTTTATTAATGTCTATAAATTAATGTAGCAGATAAATAGGATTCCTTCTGACAAGAAAGAAGAAGCAACTAACCTTCAACCACTTGTATTGATCTGAATGTTCATCATAATCAGTATACGAGCCAAGCATGATAATATGAGCACCTGCAACTTCAAAGGAGTAATAAAGATTCGAGCTCGATCCACTCTCTTTATACGGCATTTTCCACCTAGAATTATAGGATTCAAACCCATCCTTCAAGAATGGTATGCTCTCCTTCTCATGGTTTCCCTGGGTTACCATCCATGGCCTTGCACTTGCGAGTGGCTGAACCAGCTCACCAAAGGTATCCCACCGAGGCTGCAAATAATCAGCATATGAAAGGTCTCCAGGAAGGAGATGCACATCATACTTGCAGCGCTCGATGTGTTCTAGGGTTGACTTTGTCCATCCAGTTTGACCAAGATCTCCTGCCACAGAAAAAGTAATTGGAAACTGAGCTGCAGGGGTCTTGAGCTGAAACTCAGGACCTTGTCCTCCACATTTGTAGAAGTAAACTGTATCATGTTCAAGAGGACCAATGACAGTGTGGTGTATCAGTCCAGACTTATAGATCATATAACTATACGAAGTGCTTTCTCCTTGAGCTACGGAGCTGTATTTCCCCGATGATGTTCCATATTCAACAATCGAAGGAGCAGATCTATCACCAGTGACCCACGTCACTCGCATGTGCTTGTCTCCTGCCAAAGAGATGTGCACCTGCAATAGGCATTTGTGCAGTAATGTATTATACCAAATGAAAAACTGGACAATAGAAGGAAGCAAGAAAAAGAACTATCAAGCCAAAGAATAAGTGCCTAAACATTTACTTGCTCCATGTGAAAATCGAAACAGATTATTAAGtcattaccaaaaaaaataactGCATTGACATAAGAAAATGACATCATTCACAAGGCATTCATAACATCCAGAAAGTCCAAATTTTAATCAAATTAATATCCAGGAATCGCCACGCCCATTACAACTTCCAATGAAAGATGATTTGTTGAAATTCAAATTGTAGAAACTACTTTTGTGCACAAATTAGCTTCAAATACACGCATGTTCTTCAGTTTAACACGCAAAGAACCTATCCATTCCATGACTGAAAACACAATTTAAGATTGTTATGCCTACAGTAGCACAAAATTCAACAGTAGCACAAAGGAAAACTAGCATTACACTGAGAAAACCAACATAAAGCCTTCATCCCCATTGCCAAAACTTTCCTCCCAATTATTAACCGTACACCAATACAGAATCCACCACAGCGATACACAAATAATAGATTGAATAACAACAGATATTAGGAACcccctttttttaatttcctgGAATTTAACTTGCTCATATAAAAATCCAGTTGCTCAATATTCTAAACCAAACATCAAGACCACCAAAGATAGGACACAAAGGAAGCTCCTTTATGGCAAAATCAGCATAACCCAACTATAAAACAGAGCAAAATTTTTGTGGGTTCACAAGAAATGAAGTTAAAAACCTTATTGTATATTTGTTTCCCCAGAAAATGAAATACCCAGAAAGTGAAAAGAAGCAGAACAATGAAACAGTGAAAGGTAAACTCACCTGTTGAGATTGGGAAGAGGGTTTTGCGTCCCATGGCACTTGGAGGTCTTTGCGAGGCTGAGGCCGGACATACTCGCCTGCGATAACTGTGAAGCCCACCGTGACTAACAACAAAAAGAGCTTCGATTCCATTGTTTCTTTCCCAGCTAAATCatttatgagagagagagagagagagagagagagagtacctgaACCTCTGCTTTCTTAATTAATGCTCCTTTTTGGAATGTTGTAGTAGAACGACCAGATTACCCATGTCGGATTCACAACCTATTTCTCTAAATCTTAATCATGGTCTTCCTTGGGGAGGGTGTATCTGGAAGTTAAATctgacaacttttttttttaagttttgaaCTTTATCCCAACAATGCTACCGACAAAAAACAAATATCAAGACTTTGAGTAATGTGAAAGATTCCGTGACATTGGattttagtttgtttgtttGGCAGGGCAGGGGTAACAACTGTTTTGACTTTTTTTGAGGAGGTTAATTGACTATTTAGCAATTTACTTTGGTTGCTCCAAGTGGCCTTCTCCCTTGTCTCTTACGATGCTCCAAATGAGCTTATGTTTTGATGCTTACGAGGATCAATGATTCAATGCAAGCTCAAAATTGAACCTCTTTGAACACTACAAGTGGCCTAATGATTTTTGCCTAATTGGGTGTGCTCTCCAACTTAGGTTCGGTTCGAAcctcgaagctgtcaaagtggctagacactgtgctgcaatgcacagttggagcatttcataTGCGCTGAAGGGTTTTATCTTGAGTTTAGGAAGGCTTtgagttccccttgacaaagtaaaataaaataaaaaaacattgaACGGCTTTTATAGCCACAGTATAACACCGTTACAATTATTTGCGAATAAACTTGAAAAATATTTCGATTTTTTGAAAGATTTGAGAAGACATGAATGGCTTCTTTtgaatttgtgaaatttgacatGATCATATTGGAGACTTTTTCAACTGTTGTTTGGCTTGTGTGGCTTTTGACATGATCCTAATAGAGGGTCACTATTATTCAtgaggtttttttgtttttttttgttttccgtTCTCTAATGCTGTGCCTTAGAGACCAAGAAATAGATGCTGGAAGCTTCCATATCGATCTGATGTCAGGTATATTAAGACCTCATATCAGTATGTTGTCTGGGGCTACGCCGTTTACGCCTGCATTGTTGGTCACAGGAATGTGCTTTCATGTGTTACATACAGAACAAGGCGATGCTCCAGGTTTGTATTATAAATCATCTGGACATTACAGTACTGTATACTATTAAAGTTCACAAGGTAACAGTGTGTAAAAGGGAAAAAGGCTATAGGAGAAAAACTGAAGACAATTGCTTTCCAAAAGAATCATATTGTTTGCTACAACTTTTTTAGCTGTACATATATGATTGGTGATTACATTGGACCGAATATGTCAAATGAACCCTCAGCTGCTTTCTGTCGAGCATTTCTGAGACGTTATGATACTTTTTTCCCACTCAAATACACCAAATCTATCTATATCCTGTGTTGACGAAACATGAAATTCTGATGATTGTTTTCCTAGCAGATTTGAAAATATAACTAAAAGTGATTCACAAGCATGGAGTTCTTCCATCTTCTGGGAATCAGTGACTTCCAACATCGGATCCTTCCATGGCTGGTCAAATGACCTGCACAGATTGTGTGACCAGACCATTAGTTTTTATAAATGCTATCAGGAGGCACATAAAACACACTTTACAAAACACCAAAATAGGCCAGAACATCAGTTTACAGACACCAAAATCATTGAGGAATCTGCTATTCCCTTTAACAAATGTCAGTTCGGTcgaacaaattttatttttttcccatcAAATTCACTTTCCTCTGTTAGTTAGACCTACAAGGAGTCCTGAAAAAGTCCAACAAAAGTACTGCCTTGTTTAACTTTGACAGTaagaaatgtaaaaaaaaaaatatacatctGTAATTGTAAGCAAACACCTCGTGACTAGACCATGTTCACAtaccaaaaagacaaaaaataaaacagatGGACAAAAGTATATATTACCGTCTCCAGGTAGGATTAGCGTCATTATGGCAATGTATGTTCAGCCAAAGCGATTGGACAGTTTCATTATCAAGAAACCTGAACCAGAAAATCATGTAGAGTGTCAAGTGTAAATCTAGTTGTCATGCACGTGCACCTGAGTGTGTGCGTGTAAAACATTCAGTCAAGAAAATGGTTCCTAAAAGATTAGCCATCTCTCTTATTAATCATCCCAGCATCCCAACAAAACGCGAGCAGCAATGGCTGCAGCCATTTAAACTTAAAAAGAATAGTCCTAATATCAAATTGTTCAGCATCTAGGCAATTGAGTTGCTACTCTCTCCATGGAAATTTACAACAAAGCCACAGAAAACATACACCATGCCTCTGAGACCACACTCCCTGATCTTTTCTATTTGGATAACATTAGGTTCTGAAGTAAAGTGCATGACCTTATAAAAATATAGTTTTTTACAAAAAGACGGGAACTAATCATTGCTGGACCCATCTCCCCACTCCCCCACGTTCTACCGAAACACTCAACCAACAGATGCCAAATGCATAATCAATCAAATGTATGATACCTGCATAAATGGAGGCATTGGAAAGGAGAAGACTAAGGGCGGCAGTGACAGATGGTAGCATTTCGTAACTTGTTCCAGAGAGCTGTTGAAGGTAGAGAATTGCTGATGCCATGATCTCTTCACAACCATATCCGTTTCGGCCCCTTTCGCCACATGCCTTGTCAGCATGAGTTATTAAAGACTGCAAACTTTTCAAGAACTCAGGATCCACGTCACTGGATGTCCGGTCAAGCTTCCCAAGAATTACAGTTGCGGTTAGCCAACGCAATAGTTTTGAGA
It encodes:
- the LOC112167762 gene encoding CRS2-associated factor 2, mitochondrial, which encodes MLSKPNQTKLNTLFQMLKLLSSPHKTQTLNPNKPFLFLSRLLSQSLSSNPYDYDPPFSPASKPQNPKNKKTQNADPNKDPTTQPLKSDLPFDFSYSYSETPSAEPISFRESPKFSPFGPGRLDRKWTGTVAPAQQEVDLNRLAQERKRVLGDPLSEEEVAELVERYRHSDCSRQINLGKGGVTHNMLDDIHNHWKRAEAVRIKCLGVPTLDMDNVCFHLEDKSGGAIIYRHINVLILYRGRNYDPKNQPVIPVMLWKPYPPIYPKLVKNVADGLTFEETKELRNRGLNSLPLMKLTRNGVYVNVVDRVKEAFKTEEVVRLDCTHVGTSDCKRIGAKLRDLAPCIPLLFKDEQIILWRGKQDQEQDSQVR
- the LOC112167761 gene encoding purple acid phosphatase 18, with translation MESKLFLLLVTVGFTVIAGEYVRPQPRKDLQVPWDAKPSSQSQQVHISLAGDKHMRVTWVTGDRSAPSIVEYGTSSGKYSSVAQGESTSYSYMIYKSGLIHHTVIGPLEHDTVYFYKCGGQGPEFQLKTPAAQFPITFSVAGDLGQTGWTKSTLEHIERCKYDVHLLPGDLSYADYLQPRWDTFGELVQPLASARPWMVTQGNHEKESIPFLKDGFESYNSRWKMPYKESGSSSNLYYSFEVAGAHIIMLGSYTDYDEHSDQYKWLKADLSKVDRQKTPWLLVVFHVPWYNSNKAHQGEGDSMMAAMEPLLYAASVDIVFAGHVHAYERSNRVNSGKSNTCGAVHITIGDGGNREGLAQRYEHPSPEWSVFREASFGHGELEIVNSTHAFWTWHRNDDDEPVRSDQVWMTSLVSSGCVAEKTHELRKILMSP